Proteins encoded in a region of the Panicum hallii strain FIL2 chromosome 3, PHallii_v3.1, whole genome shotgun sequence genome:
- the LOC112885318 gene encoding transcription termination factor MTERF4, chloroplastic-like, which yields MALIQNVHHVHTRSLPPPAARGGSCSSSAAPAPRRQPAARIPSSPAPSSVTTIPLRPSRDPPIWTPPPTSSPPAASPPPPLPWLPAGSASDPPPRPTPSSPSCATTAYPAQIAQLLRAAPHVLLSDPDKIIRPKLRFFDSLGVGATVLAQSNLITRSLDKFLVPCVEFLRGIVGTDANLRTALTRRPCFLGGLNQRKLRPAVENLRRHGLSDEAISKLIVLNMGVLGMAPNRIAVIFEDLEALGLPITDPRFVGCFACMSMLKRETIWRRMALYQCFGLSQCQVARAVMTQPQLLNLTDGNIQRKLLFFQDELKIALPQVIALPKILTFSVEKNILPKCAVLSLLMREWKIQRSINLLGSLGVSAKDFSERYVKKYEKDLPDVVRAYEGKLKFEGFMAQDIEPCRSQAPVF from the coding sequence ATGGCTCTGATTCAAAATGTGCACCATGTGCACACCCGATCTCTTCCCCCTCCAGCGGCTCGCGGCGGCTCCTGCTCCTCATCCGCCgccccggcgccgcggcggcagcCGGCGGCACGAATCCCCTCCAGCCCCGCGCCCTCATCGGTCACTACTATTCCCCTACGCCCCTCGCGAGATCCACCAATCTGGACACCGCCTCCTACCTCGTCGCCTCCGGCGGcctctcccccgccgccgctgccgtggcTTCCCGCTGGGTCCGCGTCTGATCCACCGCCAAGGCCGACGCCGTCCTCGCCCTCCTGCGCCACCACGGCTTATCCGGCGCAAATCGCCCAGTTGCTTCGCGCGGCCCCGCATGTCCTACTCTCCGACCCCGACAAGATCATCCGACCTAAGCTCCGGTTCTTCGACTCCCTAGGCGTCGGCGCCACCGTCCTTGCCCAGTCGAACCTCATCACGCGCAGCCTCGACAAGTTCCTCGTACCCTGCGTCGAGTTCCTACGCGGCATCGTCGGCACGGACGCTAACCTCCGAACCGCCTTGACCCGTAGGCCGTGCTTCCTTGGTGGATTGAACCAGAGGAAGCTGCGCCCCGCCGTGGAAAATCTCCGCCGCCACGGCCTCTCGGATGAGGCCATATCGAAGCTAATCGTCCTTAATATGGGCGTCCTCGGCATGGCGCCCAACCGCATCGCCGTCATCTTTGAGGACCTTGAGGCGCTTGGCCTGCCCATCACGGACCCCCGCTTCGTCGGGTGCTTCGCTTGTATGAGTATGCTCAAGCGGGAGACAATTTGGCGTCGGATGGCGCTGTACCAGTGCTTTGGGCTTTCTCAGTGCCAGGTTGCCAGGGCAGTCATGACTCAGCCCCAGTTATTGAACCTTACAGATGGGAACATCCAGAGGAAGCTCCTCTTCTTCCAAGACGAGCTGAAGATCGCTCTGCCTCAGGTGATTGCATTGCCTAAAATCTTGACATTCAGCGTGGAGAAGAATATCCTCCCGAAATGTGCTGTGCTGAGCCTGCTAATGAGGGAATGGAAGATTCAGAGAAGCATAAATCTGCTTGGTAGTTTGGGTGTATCTGCCAAGGATTTCTCTGAGAGGTATGTGAAGAAGTATGAGAAGGATCTACCAGATGTTGTTAGGGCATATGAGGGGAAGCTAAAATTCGAAGGGTTCATGGCTCAGGATATTGAACCTTGCAGAAGCCAGGCACCAGTTTTTTAG